A single genomic interval of Daucus carota subsp. sativus chromosome 1, DH1 v3.0, whole genome shotgun sequence harbors:
- the LOC108204572 gene encoding probable protein phosphatase 2C 33 — translation MGSCLSTESRGPMPSSPGVRKKKNSRKKLGSRNSSFESQREEQLHRIPGRMFLNGSSDVASMFTQQGKKGTNQDAMIVWENFASRTDTIFCGVFDGHGPYGHLVAKRVRDSLPLKLSAHWEVNTKSDDVLREISLNGTGSLNSESTSFLNADVESRASFDVEENEKNTNMFQTLKETFIKAYKVMDRELKMYTTIDCFCSGTTAVTLIKQGHDLVISNVGDSRAVMGTRDENDLLTAIQLTVDLKPNLPAEAERIRKCKGRVFALRDEPEVARVWLPNNDSPGLAMARAFGDFCLKDFGLISVPEISHRRLTEKDEFVVLATDGIWDVLTNKEVVDIVAAAPARSYAARALVESAVRAWKSKYPTSKVDDCAVVCLFFNSNDLSSASVIESNEKIVPVEECVIDNVKKDTSANIKRGEKLGEECEEEEVEADEDDPLLYADPEKDWSALEGVSRVNTLLTLPRFTPGKEDKPAAGEPKARK, via the exons ATGGGGTCCTGCTTATCTACTGAAAGCAGGGGCCCTATGCCTAGCTCTCCAGGGGTTCGGAAAAAAAAGAATTCGAGGAAAAAACTTGGGTCGCGAAATTCTTCTTTTGAATCCCAGAGGGAAGAACAGCTTCATCGGATACCGGGACGGATGTTCTTGAATGGCTCTAGTGATGTTGCCTCGATGTTCACTCAACAAGGCAAAAAAGGGACTAATCAAGATGCTATGATTGTATGGGAG AACTTTGCGTCAAGAACAGACACAATATTTTGTGGTGTTTTTGATGGACATGGACCGTATGGTCACTTGGTTGCTAAGAGAGTCAGAGATTCTCTTCCATTGAAACTGAGTGCTCACTGGGAAGTTAATACAAAAAGTGATGATGTTCTTAGAGAGATTAGTCTTAATGGCACAGGCAGCCTGAACTCTGAAAGCACCTCCTTTTTGAATGCTGATGTAGAATCAAGGGCATCCTTCGATGTTGAGGAGAatgaaaaaaacacaaatatgtTTCAGACCTTGAAGGAAACCTTTATAAAAGCTTATAAAGTTATGGATAGAGAACTTAAGATGTACACTACCATTGATTGCTTCTGCAGTGGAACAACAGCTGTAACCCTGATTAAGCAG GGCCATGATCTTGTGATTAGTAATGTTGGAGACTCCAGAGCTGTAATGGGTACAAGAGATGAGAATGATCTTCTTACTGCAATACAGCTGACTGTAGATTTAAAACCAAATCTTCCAG CGGAAGCTGAGAGGATTCGTAAATGTAAGGGGAGAGTCTTTGCTCTTCGGGATGAACCGGAAGTTGCCAGAGTTTGGTTGCCTAACAATGACTCTCCTGGCCTCGCAATGGCCCGTGCTTTTGGGGATTTCTGCCTTAAAGATTTCGGTCTAATATCTGTTCCTGAAATTTCTCATCGCCGCCTCACTGAAAAGGATGAGTTTGTAGTACTGGCAACAGATGGG ATCTGGGATGTTCTCACAAACAAGGAGGTTGTAGACATTGTTGCCGCAGCTCCTGCACGTTCCTATGCTGCTAGAGCATTGGTTGAGTCAGCAGTTCGAGCATGGAAGTCCAAATACCCTACCTCTAAGGTTGATGACTGTGCAGTGGTTTGCCTCTTCTTTAACTCCAACGATTTATCATCTGCTTCTGTCATTGAATCAAATGAAAAGATAGTTCCGGTGGAAGAGTGTGTTATAGATAATGTTAAAAAGGATACTTCCGCCAATATAAAAAGAGGGGAGAAACTTGGTGAAGAATGTGAAGAGGAAGAAGTTGAAGCCGATGAAGACGATCCCCTACTATATGCAGATCCAGAGAAAGACTGGTCTGCCCTTGAAGGAGTTTCTCGGGTGAACACATTACTGACACTACCAAGGTTTACACCTGGAAAAGAAGATAAACCAGCTGCTGGTGAACCAAAGGCTCGTAAATGA